In Prunus dulcis chromosome 1, ALMONDv2, whole genome shotgun sequence, the following are encoded in one genomic region:
- the LOC117615495 gene encoding uncharacterized protein LOC117615495 has translation MNCLSQFSSYTAAIFRTTGRSAGTSALCGPSSWKRRFDLCTNSKLINFESVLTRFHIQLYSSRSKGSSSSSKTTSPRSRKKSNSEPAMEPDKDSFYVVRKGDVVGVYKSFSDCQAQLGSSICDPPVSVYKGESMPKNTEEYLVSRGLKNAIYTIRAEDVKDDLFGKLVQCPVEDPCSKGETSVKDASKKRPQQLCGTETEEEFGSTFISDDLSRKHAKIDHSAVLESPPLNRGSCILMFDGASKGNPGLAGAGAVLRADDGSLICKVREGLGIATNNVAEYRAVILGLKCALRKGFSKIVVQGDSKLVCMQVQGLWKVKNQNMSDLYEEVKKLKDKFLSFKISHVLRGRNSEADAQANLAITLADGQVQEVSGK, from the exons ATGAACTGCTTGTCGCAGTTTTCCTCATACACAGCGGCCATTTTCAGAACGACAGGTCGGTCCGCCGGGACGAGTGCTCTGTGCGGACCTTCTTCGTGGAAGAGAAGATTTGACCTTTGTACTAATAGCAAGTTAATCAACTTCGAATCAGTGCTGACGAGGTTCCATATTCAGCTCTATTCGTCTCGAAGCAaaggcagcagcagcagcagcaaaacGACGTCGCCCCGGTCGCGGAAGAAGTCGAATTCCGAACCGGCTATGGAACCGGACAAAGACTCCTTCTATGTAGTGCGCAAAGGAGACGTCGTCGGTGTTTATAAGAGTTTCAGTGATTGTCAGGCTCAGCTCGGTTCTTCG ATATGCGATCCTCCTGTTAGCGTGTACAAAGGGGAGTCTATGCCCAAGAACACTGAAGAATATCTTGTTTCTCGTGGACTTAAGAATGCCATTTACACTATAAGAGCTGAAGATGTGAAAGATGATCTTTTTGGCAAGCTTGTGCAGTGCCCGGTTGAA GACCCGTGTTCAAAGGGTGAAACATCTGTTAAGGATGCATCCAAAAAGAGACCCCAACAACTGTGTGGAACGGAAACTGAG GAAGAATTTGGTTCAACTTTCATATCAGACGATCTGTCGAGAAAGCATGCCAAGATAGATCATTCTGCTGTGCTCGAATCACCCCCCTTGAACCGT GGTTCCTGTATTCTTATGTTTGATGGTGCATCGAAAGGAAACCCTGGACTAGCTGGTGCCGGAGCTGTGTTGCGAGCAGATGATGGAAGCTTG ATCTGTAAAGTACGTGAAGGTCTGGGTATCGCAACCAATAATGTTGCCGAGTACCGCGCTGTCATTTTAGGATTAAAATGTGCTCTTAGAAAAGGTTTTAGTAAGATTGTTGTTCAAGGTGACTCCAAACTCGTCTGTATGCAG GTTCAGGGATTATGGAAGGTGAAAAACCAGAACATGTCTGATTTGTATGAAGAggtgaagaaattgaaggatAAATTTCTCTCCTTCAAGATCAGTCATGTCCTCAGG GGACGAAACTCTGAGGCAGATGCTCAAGCAAACTTGGCAATCACTCTTGCTG ATGGTCAAGTCCAGGAGGTGTCTGGAAAGTAG
- the LOC117615494 gene encoding BEL1-like homeodomain protein 11 isoform X2, with protein MVSQDSPPNPASSIFHQFIISDSIAAQNHLESQHLDAYESSFRNRNTFPQSLGVLPSLHSLGERMSRSVALVQAPTGAEDSDMNNHTRHLMDLPRAAMENQAQRLSLSLGSHMLVPSVQYRQRSMNSDLMSHNHFIIGEESGEACNPGVEHVSDEYCFIGSALASSSNSLSRSCSTSYGTESLADVIGNSRYLKPAQSLLDEIVNVGGKQVDISNEKHVGKLYGEGRRGAMGFSSELKAELCCNGLMSADKHELQARLANLITLLEQVEDRCEKYYHQMEEVMSSFEMVVGEGAAKSYTALALKAMSRHFCSLRDAIVSHIYSEKRKLLQDVPKISSGLSQLNLFDRECRHKRMSLQQLGIFQSPRQAFRPIRGLPETSVAILRTWLFEHFLHPYPNDSEKLLLASQTGLSKNQVSNWFINARVRLWKPMIEEMYKEEFGESSEDSNSLAGGSMTGEGNTDHTED; from the exons ATGGTTTCACAAGACTCACCCCCAAATCCAGCTTCAAGTATCTTTCACCAATTCATTATCTCAGACTCCATTGCTGCCCAAAACCATTTGGAAAGCCAACACCTTGATGCTTATGAGTCTTCTTTTCGGAATAGAAACACATTCCCTCAGTCTCTTGGTGTCCTGCCCAGCCTTCATTCTCTTGGGGAGAGAATGTCCAGATCAGTGGCCCTTGTTCAAGCTCCCACAGGTGCAGAGGACTCAGATATGAACAACCACACAAGGCATCTGATGGATCTTCCTAGAGCAGCAATGGAGAACCAAGCACAGAGGCTCTCACTGTCCCTTGGTTCCCACATGCTTGTTCCATCTGTCCAATATAGGCAGAGGTCTATGAATTCAGACCTCATGAGCCACAATCACTTTATCATTGGAGAAGAATCAGGGGAAGCTTGCAATCCAGGAGTTGAACATGTAAGCGATGAGTATTGTTTCATAGGCAGTGCGcttgcttcgtcttcaaactCGCTAAGTCGATCTTGTTCCACTTCATATGGAACAGAATCTTTAGCGGATGTTATTGGGAATTCAAGATATCTAAAACCAGCTCAGTCCCTCTTAGATGAGATTGTTAATGTTGGTGGAAAACAAGTTGACATCAGCAATGAAAAACATGTTGGAAAGTTATATGGTGAAGGCCGGAGAGGTGCTATGGGGTTTTCTTCTGAACTGAAAGCAGAGTTGTGCTGCAATGGGCTCATGTCCGCTGATAAGCATGAATTGCAAGCTAGACTTGCAAACCTTATCACCTTGTTGGAACAG GTTGAGGACAGATGTGAGAAGTACTACCATCAAATGGAAGAAGTGATGTCATCATTTGAGATGGTAGTAGGTGAAGGAGCAGCCAAGTCTTACACAGCTCTGGCACTCAAGGCCATGTCCAGGCATTTTTGCAGCTTAAGAGATGCTATAGTTTCCCATATCTATTCCGAAAAACGAAAGCTGTTGCAAGACGTACCGAAAATCAGTTCGGGACTATCACAACTTAACTTGTTTGACAGAGAGTGCAGACACAAAAGAATGTCTCTTCAACAGCTTGGCATTTTCCAGAGCCCACGCCAAGCTTTCAGACCAATTCGAGGCCTGCCAGAGACCTCTGTGGCAATTCTTCGCACTTGGCTTTTTGAACACTTCCTCCACCC TTATCCAAATGACTCTGAGAAGCTTCTGTTGGCATCACAAACAGGCTTGTCAAAGAACCAA GTTTCAAATTGGTTCATAAATGCGCGAGTTCGGCTCTGGAAACCTATGATAGAAGAAATGTACAAAGAAGAGTTTGGGGAGTCTTCGGAGGATTCGAACTCTTTAGCCGGTGGCTCCATGACCGGTGAAGGTAACACAGATCACACAGAGGATTGA
- the LOC117615494 gene encoding BEL1-like homeodomain protein 11 isoform X1: MVSQDSPPNPASSIFHQFIISDSIAAQNHLESQHLDAYESSFRNRNTFPQSLGVLPSLHSLGERMSRSVALVQAPTGAEDSDMNNHTRHLMDLPRAAMENQAQRLSLSLGSHMLVPSVQYRQRSMNSDLMSHNHFIIGEESGEACNPGVEHVSDEYCFIGSALASSSNSLSRSCSTSYGTESLADVIGNSRYLKPAQSLLDEIVNVGGKQVDISNEKHVGKLYGEGRRGAMGFSSELKAELCCNGLMSADKHELQARLANLITLLEQVEDRCEKYYHQMEEVMSSFEMVVGEGAAKSYTALALKAMSRHFCSLRDAIVSHIYSEKRKLLQDVPKISSGLSQLNLFDRECRHKRMSLQQLGIFQSPRQAFRPIRGLPETSVAILRTWLFEHFLHPYPNDSEKLLLASQTGLSKNQVIPNSFIYVPIDFKLSSSFITWSTHVMPMLCLLQVSNWFINARVRLWKPMIEEMYKEEFGESSEDSNSLAGGSMTGEGNTDHTED; the protein is encoded by the exons ATGGTTTCACAAGACTCACCCCCAAATCCAGCTTCAAGTATCTTTCACCAATTCATTATCTCAGACTCCATTGCTGCCCAAAACCATTTGGAAAGCCAACACCTTGATGCTTATGAGTCTTCTTTTCGGAATAGAAACACATTCCCTCAGTCTCTTGGTGTCCTGCCCAGCCTTCATTCTCTTGGGGAGAGAATGTCCAGATCAGTGGCCCTTGTTCAAGCTCCCACAGGTGCAGAGGACTCAGATATGAACAACCACACAAGGCATCTGATGGATCTTCCTAGAGCAGCAATGGAGAACCAAGCACAGAGGCTCTCACTGTCCCTTGGTTCCCACATGCTTGTTCCATCTGTCCAATATAGGCAGAGGTCTATGAATTCAGACCTCATGAGCCACAATCACTTTATCATTGGAGAAGAATCAGGGGAAGCTTGCAATCCAGGAGTTGAACATGTAAGCGATGAGTATTGTTTCATAGGCAGTGCGcttgcttcgtcttcaaactCGCTAAGTCGATCTTGTTCCACTTCATATGGAACAGAATCTTTAGCGGATGTTATTGGGAATTCAAGATATCTAAAACCAGCTCAGTCCCTCTTAGATGAGATTGTTAATGTTGGTGGAAAACAAGTTGACATCAGCAATGAAAAACATGTTGGAAAGTTATATGGTGAAGGCCGGAGAGGTGCTATGGGGTTTTCTTCTGAACTGAAAGCAGAGTTGTGCTGCAATGGGCTCATGTCCGCTGATAAGCATGAATTGCAAGCTAGACTTGCAAACCTTATCACCTTGTTGGAACAG GTTGAGGACAGATGTGAGAAGTACTACCATCAAATGGAAGAAGTGATGTCATCATTTGAGATGGTAGTAGGTGAAGGAGCAGCCAAGTCTTACACAGCTCTGGCACTCAAGGCCATGTCCAGGCATTTTTGCAGCTTAAGAGATGCTATAGTTTCCCATATCTATTCCGAAAAACGAAAGCTGTTGCAAGACGTACCGAAAATCAGTTCGGGACTATCACAACTTAACTTGTTTGACAGAGAGTGCAGACACAAAAGAATGTCTCTTCAACAGCTTGGCATTTTCCAGAGCCCACGCCAAGCTTTCAGACCAATTCGAGGCCTGCCAGAGACCTCTGTGGCAATTCTTCGCACTTGGCTTTTTGAACACTTCCTCCACCC TTATCCAAATGACTCTGAGAAGCTTCTGTTGGCATCACAAACAGGCTTGTCAAAGAACCAAGTAATCCCCAACAGTTTTATCTATGTCCCAATTGATTTCAAATTGAGCAGCTCATTTATAACTTGGTCTACCCATGTGATGCCAATGTTGTGTCTGCTTCAGGTTTCAAATTGGTTCATAAATGCGCGAGTTCGGCTCTGGAAACCTATGATAGAAGAAATGTACAAAGAAGAGTTTGGGGAGTCTTCGGAGGATTCGAACTCTTTAGCCGGTGGCTCCATGACCGGTGAAGGTAACACAGATCACACAGAGGATTGA